A single Phragmites australis chromosome 4, lpPhrAust1.1, whole genome shotgun sequence DNA region contains:
- the LOC133916704 gene encoding uncharacterized protein LOC133916704 isoform X1, producing the protein MGGLLSIDGSGSVLLGFCSSARARSISVDAVGLRGHKEAISSCLVIMDPKHSAEMSKHLDKQNQVLMGTYRVMSHELHKLQVEEETIMRKLYELMSTEGLLPKCKKERKLEQSIVESTQENKEGES; encoded by the exons ATGGGTGGATTATTGTCAATCGATGGCTCTGGTTCGGTTCTGTTAGGCTTTTGTTCTTCAGCGCGCGCAAGATCGATCTCAGTTGACGCGGTAGGACTGAGGGGGCACAAG GAAGCAATATCAAGTTGTTTGGTGATAATGGACCCAAAGCATTCAGCTGAAATGTCCAA ACATTTGGACAAGCAGAATCAAGTACTAATGGGAACATACCGAGTTATGTCCCATGAGTTGCATAAACTTCAG GTAGAAGAAGAAACAATCATGCGAAAGTTGTATGAACTGATGTCCACAGAAGGGCTTCTTCCAAAG tgcaagaaagaaaggaaactgGAGCAAAGCATTGTTGAATCAACTCAGGAAAACAAAGAAGGGGAATCATAA
- the LOC133916704 gene encoding uncharacterized protein LOC133916704 isoform X2 yields the protein MDPKHSAEMSKHLDKQNQVLMGTYRVMSHELHKLQVEEETIMRKLYELMSTEGLLPKCKKERKLEQSIVESTQENKEGES from the exons ATGGACCCAAAGCATTCAGCTGAAATGTCCAA ACATTTGGACAAGCAGAATCAAGTACTAATGGGAACATACCGAGTTATGTCCCATGAGTTGCATAAACTTCAG GTAGAAGAAGAAACAATCATGCGAAAGTTGTATGAACTGATGTCCACAGAAGGGCTTCTTCCAAAG tgcaagaaagaaaggaaactgGAGCAAAGCATTGTTGAATCAACTCAGGAAAACAAAGAAGGGGAATCATAA